In a genomic window of Streptomyces sp. SJL17-4:
- a CDS encoding pyridoxal phosphate-dependent aminotransferase, protein MQVIQSTKLANVCYEIRGPVLEEAMRLEAAGHRILKLNTGNPAAFGFECPPAILEDVLRNLSEAHGYGDAKGLLSARRAVMSHYETKGIPLSVEDIYLGNGVSELIQMSMQALLDDGDEVLVPAPDYPLWTASVSLAGGTAVHYRCDEQADWMPDLADIERKITDRTKAIVIINPNNPTGAVYDDEMLRSLTEIARRHNLVICSDEIYDKILYDGATHTPTAAIAPDLLVLTFNGMSKNYRVAGFRSGWLAVCGPKHHATSYIEGLTILANMRLCANMPAQHAVAAALQGRQSIEDLVLPGGRLLEQRDTAYELLTQIPGVTCVKPKGALYLFPRLDPNVYKIKDDRQMVLDLLRAEKIMVVHGTGFNWHEPDHFRIVTLPAAADLADAVTRIGRFLDGYSQP, encoded by the coding sequence ATGCAGGTGATCCAGTCCACGAAGCTCGCCAACGTCTGTTACGAAATCCGGGGTCCGGTGCTCGAAGAGGCGATGCGGCTTGAGGCTGCGGGTCATCGCATCCTCAAGCTCAACACGGGAAACCCGGCCGCCTTCGGCTTCGAGTGCCCGCCCGCCATCCTCGAGGACGTGCTGCGCAACCTCTCCGAGGCGCACGGCTACGGCGACGCGAAGGGGCTGCTCTCGGCCCGCCGCGCGGTGATGAGCCACTACGAGACCAAGGGCATCCCGCTCTCCGTCGAGGACATCTACCTGGGCAACGGCGTCTCGGAGCTGATCCAGATGTCGATGCAGGCGCTGCTCGACGACGGTGACGAGGTCCTCGTCCCGGCCCCGGACTACCCGCTGTGGACGGCGTCGGTCTCGCTCGCGGGGGGTACGGCCGTGCACTACCGCTGTGACGAGCAGGCGGACTGGATGCCGGACCTGGCGGACATCGAGCGGAAGATCACCGATCGCACGAAGGCGATCGTGATCATCAACCCGAACAATCCGACGGGTGCCGTCTACGACGACGAGATGCTCCGCTCCCTCACGGAGATCGCCCGCCGCCACAACCTGGTCATCTGCTCGGACGAGATCTACGACAAGATCCTCTACGACGGCGCCACGCACACCCCCACCGCCGCCATCGCCCCCGACCTGCTCGTCCTGACCTTCAACGGGATGAGCAAGAACTACCGGGTGGCCGGCTTCCGCTCGGGCTGGCTGGCGGTCTGCGGACCGAAGCACCACGCGACCTCGTACATCGAGGGCCTCACGATCCTCGCCAACATGCGCCTCTGCGCGAACATGCCGGCGCAGCACGCGGTGGCCGCCGCGCTCCAGGGCCGGCAGTCGATCGAGGACCTCGTCCTGCCGGGCGGGCGGCTGCTGGAGCAGCGGGACACGGCGTACGAGCTGCTGACGCAGATCCCGGGTGTGACGTGCGTGAAGCCGAAGGGGGCGCTGTACCTGTTCCCGCGGCTCGACCCGAACGTCTACAAGATCAAGGACGACCGGCAGATGGTCCTGGACCTGCTGCGGGCCGAGAAGATCATGGTGGTGCACGGGACGGGCTTCAACTGGCACGAGCCCGATCACTTCCGGATCGTCACGCTGCCGGCGGCGGCGGACCTGGCGGACGCGGTGACCCGGATCGGCCGCTTCCTGGACGGCTACAGCCAGCCCTAG
- a CDS encoding substrate-binding and VWA domain-containing protein translates to MTTRTLRTPRTRSRTRLLAGLALTLLLTATGGACSTDRTTDGTGGDPDRKGMTFAPGVLRVLASSELADMEPVLDTARRATGVTVKPTYVGTLDAVEQIASGKADKEYDAIWLSSNDYLRLRPDTARRITGETLIMASPVAIGVRPAALSRLGWDPAKVTWPQVHRAVADGKLTYGMTDPKRSNSGFSALVSVASGLSGAQSALTEKDVTKATPKLKEFFAGQKLTSGSSGWLASAYARRTDVDALVNYESVLLSSFQSGELTVIRPTDGVVTADYPLTLLTSAHPEAKDAARRLSDYLRDPATQDRITRATMRRPVVPGVAPAAGLDQDPRRELPFPGSRKVADGLLDAYDNTLRRPSRTVYVLDTSGSMSGERLERLKAALTELTGDFRDREEVTLMPFGSQVKQGEVRTHTVDPAAPQKTLDAIRADARKLSASGGTAIYSSVQEAYRFLGQSPGDTFTSVVLMTDGENTDGDPATAFDSFYDSLPAAQKRTPVFPILFGDSDRGELDHIANVTGGKLFDARKGSLDGAFEEIRGYQ, encoded by the coding sequence ATGACGACCCGCACGCTCCGCACCCCCCGCACTCGCTCCCGCACCCGGCTCCTGGCCGGTCTCGCCCTCACCCTGCTGCTCACCGCCACCGGCGGCGCCTGCTCCACCGACCGCACCACCGACGGCACGGGCGGCGACCCCGACCGGAAGGGCATGACATTCGCGCCGGGCGTGCTCCGCGTCCTCGCCTCCTCCGAGCTCGCCGACATGGAGCCCGTCCTCGACACGGCCCGCCGCGCCACCGGCGTGACCGTCAAGCCCACGTACGTCGGGACCCTCGACGCCGTCGAGCAGATCGCCTCCGGGAAGGCCGACAAGGAGTACGACGCGATCTGGCTCTCCTCCAACGACTACCTCCGGCTCCGCCCGGACACGGCTCGCCGGATCACGGGCGAGACCCTGATCATGGCCTCCCCGGTCGCCATCGGCGTCCGGCCCGCCGCCCTCTCCCGGCTCGGCTGGGACCCGGCGAAGGTCACCTGGCCGCAGGTGCACCGAGCCGTCGCCGACGGCAAGCTGACGTACGGCATGACGGACCCGAAGCGCTCCAACTCCGGTTTCTCCGCGCTGGTCTCGGTCGCTTCCGGGCTCTCCGGCGCCCAGTCGGCGCTCACCGAGAAGGACGTCACGAAGGCCACCCCGAAGCTCAAGGAGTTCTTCGCCGGCCAGAAGCTGACCTCGGGCTCCTCCGGCTGGCTCGCCAGCGCCTACGCCCGCCGCACCGACGTCGACGCGCTCGTCAACTACGAGTCGGTGCTGCTGTCCTCGTTCCAGTCCGGTGAGCTGACGGTGATCCGGCCGACCGACGGCGTCGTCACCGCCGACTACCCGCTCACCCTGCTCACCTCCGCCCACCCCGAGGCGAAGGACGCGGCGCGGCGCCTCTCCGACTACCTCCGCGATCCGGCCACGCAGGACCGGATCACCCGGGCGACCATGCGCCGCCCCGTCGTCCCCGGAGTCGCCCCGGCCGCGGGCCTCGACCAGGACCCCCGGCGCGAGCTGCCGTTCCCCGGCAGCCGGAAGGTGGCGGACGGGCTGCTCGACGCGTACGACAACACCCTGCGCAGGCCCTCCCGCACGGTGTACGTGCTCGACACCTCGGGCTCGATGAGCGGTGAGCGGCTCGAACGGCTCAAGGCGGCCCTGACCGAGCTGACCGGCGACTTCCGGGACCGGGAGGAGGTCACCCTGATGCCCTTCGGTTCCCAGGTGAAGCAGGGCGAGGTCCGTACGCACACGGTCGACCCGGCCGCGCCGCAGAAGACGCTCGACGCGATCAGGGCCGACGCGCGGAAGCTCTCGGCCTCCGGTGGCACCGCGATCTACAGCAGCGTCCAGGAGGCGTACCGCTTCCTCGGGCAGTCACCCGGCGACACCTTCACCTCGGTCGTCCTCATGACGGACGGGGAGAACACCGACGGCGACCCGGCCACCGCGTTCGACAGCTTCTACGACTCCCTGCCCGCCGCCCAGAAGCGCACCCCGGTCTTCCCGATCCTCTTCGGGGACTCCGACCGAGGCGAACTCGACCACATCGCGAACGTCACCGGCGGCAAGCTCTTCGACGCCCGGAAGGGCTCTCTGGACGGCGCCTTCGAGGAGATCCGTGGCTACCAGTGA
- a CDS encoding toxic anion resistance protein — protein sequence MTTPEDPRRTMALTPPEHDTPLVLTPPEPVPPVRAEQASGLVPIDEATRTELSRRAAEYVGSIEGLDPRSPEFAGRIGEIAGLGAGEMRSAAQQSNRMLDRTIRSLDSGAGGDAQSRVGSSLVELRRTITDLDPRDTPGKGIKGLLSKLPGGNKLRDHVAKYASSQATLNRIVGSLRGGQDELRRDNAALQTERARLWETMGKLQEYAVLTDALDAAVEQRIATTADPAQADALRADVLFPVRQKHQDLLTQLAVCAQGYLAMDVVRRNNDELIKGVDRAATTTVSALRIAVMLASALENQRKVTEQVNVLRSTTEDLIRGNAEMLATQAGEIQRIAADPAVGAETLRTAFQQIYRTLDAIDTYKVQATESMAATVESLTAELQEASAHLARSRRTGALEGGGLA from the coding sequence ATGACCACGCCCGAGGATCCGAGACGAACGATGGCCCTGACACCTCCCGAGCACGACACCCCGCTGGTCCTCACCCCGCCCGAGCCCGTACCGCCGGTCCGCGCCGAGCAGGCCTCCGGCCTGGTGCCGATCGACGAGGCGACCCGTACGGAGCTGTCCCGGCGGGCCGCCGAGTACGTCGGCTCGATCGAGGGACTCGACCCGCGCTCCCCCGAGTTCGCCGGCCGCATCGGCGAGATCGCGGGACTCGGCGCGGGCGAGATGCGCTCCGCCGCTCAGCAGTCGAACCGCATGCTCGACCGAACGATTCGCTCGCTCGACTCCGGAGCCGGCGGCGACGCCCAGTCCCGGGTCGGCTCGTCCCTCGTCGAACTCCGGCGCACGATCACGGACCTGGACCCCCGGGACACCCCCGGCAAGGGCATCAAGGGGCTGCTCTCGAAGCTCCCCGGCGGCAACAAGCTCCGTGACCATGTCGCCAAGTACGCCTCCTCGCAGGCCACGCTGAACCGGATCGTCGGCTCCCTGCGCGGCGGCCAGGACGAACTGCGCCGCGACAACGCCGCGTTGCAGACGGAGCGGGCCCGGCTCTGGGAGACGATGGGCAAGCTCCAGGAGTACGCGGTGCTCACCGACGCGCTCGACGCGGCCGTGGAGCAGCGCATCGCCACCACAGCCGACCCTGCCCAGGCGGACGCGCTGCGCGCGGACGTCCTCTTCCCGGTCCGCCAGAAGCACCAGGACCTGCTGACCCAACTCGCTGTCTGCGCCCAGGGATACCTGGCGATGGACGTGGTCCGCCGGAACAACGACGAACTGATCAAGGGCGTGGACCGGGCGGCGACGACGACCGTGTCGGCGCTGCGGATCGCGGTGATGCTGGCCTCGGCCCTCGAGAACCAGCGGAAGGTCACCGAGCAGGTGAACGTGCTGCGCTCGACGACCGAGGACCTGATCCGCGGCAACGCCGAGATGCTCGCCACCCAGGCCGGCGAGATCCAGCGGATCGCGGCGGACCCGGCGGTGGGCGCGGAGACGCTCCGCACGGCGTTCCAGCAGATCTACCGGACGCTCGACGCCATCGACACGTACAAGGTGCAGGCGACGGAGTCGATGGCGGCGACGGTCGAGTCGCTGACCGCCGAACTCCAGGAGGCGAGTGCCCACTTGGCCCGCAGCCGTCGCACCGGCGCACTGGAGGGTGGCGGCCTCGCATGA